From Pelagicoccus sp. SDUM812003, a single genomic window includes:
- a CDS encoding TolC family protein, whose protein sequence is MKTPLALTSACCAFLLSGCSSSRSLQTASETDFQPSSIQPNASDLSVSPYVSWDPPPFETIDGTLPLSIEAAVFTALGRNRELRIQSLEPVIAGAFEQIERSRFNPELFGSAQASEEEVSETARSTGEQFSVTGRDAQGEIGIRQELATGADIELAIGQNRSISNRTPEQQEARVGLSVTQSLLRGFGPAVNLASVRQAKIDTLASQYQLRGYTEEFVADVEIAYWNYVLAQQEMSIFESSLTLAQQERDEVEGRIEVGALSETEGAIARGELARRKSALIDTRAELERQKLRLARLLNIDPSEVRDLSIETTSAPATEPDPLDDIESRAELALLKRSDLNESRLRLQQERLQTVVTRNGLLPQLDLFITLGKSGYADAFLDSFEDLQEDSYDVSAGLRFSQFLGETASQARDLAARANREQAAEAVLNHEQIVRLDVQLAVTEVERAREQIEATADIRRHLEETVIGEEERLEVGDSTELQVAEARRDLLESRIREVEALINYRIALVELYLSEGSLLERRGISIP, encoded by the coding sequence ATGAAAACCCCTCTAGCACTCACCAGCGCCTGCTGCGCCTTTCTGCTTTCAGGATGCTCGAGCTCCCGATCGCTGCAGACCGCGAGCGAAACGGATTTCCAGCCAAGCTCCATCCAGCCCAACGCTTCCGACCTCAGCGTGTCTCCCTACGTCAGCTGGGATCCGCCACCCTTCGAAACCATCGACGGCACGCTCCCCCTCTCGATCGAAGCAGCCGTTTTCACCGCGCTCGGTCGAAACCGCGAGCTTCGTATCCAAAGCTTGGAACCCGTGATCGCCGGGGCTTTCGAGCAAATCGAACGCAGTCGCTTCAACCCCGAGCTTTTCGGTTCGGCGCAAGCTTCCGAAGAGGAGGTTTCCGAAACCGCTCGCTCCACCGGAGAGCAGTTCAGCGTGACTGGACGAGACGCCCAAGGAGAGATCGGCATTCGTCAGGAACTGGCTACGGGGGCCGATATCGAGCTCGCCATCGGACAGAACCGCTCCATATCGAACCGCACCCCGGAACAGCAAGAGGCGAGGGTTGGCCTAAGCGTCACCCAATCCCTGCTTCGGGGCTTCGGCCCTGCGGTCAATCTGGCCTCCGTTCGCCAAGCCAAGATCGATACGCTGGCTAGCCAGTATCAACTCCGTGGGTACACCGAGGAATTCGTAGCGGATGTCGAAATCGCCTACTGGAACTACGTGCTGGCTCAACAGGAGATGTCCATCTTCGAAAGCTCGCTCACGCTCGCTCAACAGGAACGCGACGAAGTCGAAGGCCGCATCGAAGTGGGCGCCTTGTCGGAGACCGAGGGAGCCATCGCTCGCGGAGAACTAGCTCGACGCAAGAGCGCCTTGATCGATACGCGCGCCGAATTGGAACGCCAAAAGCTCCGCCTCGCCCGCCTCCTCAATATCGACCCCAGCGAGGTTCGAGACCTGAGCATCGAGACCACCAGCGCCCCGGCCACCGAACCCGATCCACTGGACGACATAGAGAGCCGGGCCGAGCTCGCCCTGCTCAAGCGATCCGACCTCAACGAATCGCGTTTGCGACTCCAGCAGGAGCGCCTGCAAACCGTCGTCACTCGAAACGGACTCCTTCCCCAGCTCGACCTCTTCATCACCCTGGGCAAGTCTGGCTACGCCGACGCCTTTCTCGATTCATTCGAGGACCTGCAAGAAGACAGCTACGACGTCTCCGCTGGACTCCGTTTCAGCCAGTTTCTGGGAGAAACCGCTAGCCAAGCGCGAGATCTGGCCGCGCGGGCAAACCGAGAGCAAGCAGCGGAAGCCGTGCTCAACCATGAGCAGATCGTGCGTCTGGATGTGCAGCTGGCGGTCACCGAGGTCGAACGCGCCCGAGAGCAGATCGAGGCGACGGCTGACATCCGACGTCATCTCGAGGAAACCGTGATCGGCGAAGAGGAGCGGCTTGAAGTGGGCGATTCCACCGAACTGCAAGTGGCGGAGGCCCGACGCGATCTGCTGGAGAGCCGCATCCGAGAAGTTGAAGCCCTGATCAACTACCGCATCGCTCTGGTCGAACTCTACCTCTCCGAAGGAAGTCTCCTGGAACGTCGCGGCATTTCCATTCCTTAG
- a CDS encoding GTP-binding protein, producing MATQTDATLTVTILSGFLGAGKTTLLNHLLRNANGERIAVIVNDIGEVNIDAALIESEVRQLEGEPQSEVVELSGGCICCTIQGDLALAVMDIAKKGGIDHLIIESTGVAEPMQIVQTFMMPGPNGRSLDEVAKIDSLVTVIDAAFFLKEWEANQAKGARRELLRQEDERPVFELMVEQIECADVLALNKIDQIDEPQLSQLRVVLDELNRRATKLTCEQGRLENEAILHNARFDISETVSGASWLQSLEKEDRDAGPVDPKEDPATPRAFRKVQPSSSTLIQPSVSKALDPIAKAKQGLVTLVYRARTPFHADKFAAIINNSIPGLLRAKGYCWIEGNNDTVGFLSIAGSTSRCDFIGSWWATALEKGKVDRSQIPPEVERKWDYPHGDRRQELVFIGFHLDRDRLQAELDACLAD from the coding sequence ATGGCCACGCAAACCGACGCAACGCTCACCGTCACCATACTCTCCGGCTTTCTGGGGGCAGGCAAAACCACCCTGCTCAACCACCTGCTGCGCAACGCCAACGGGGAACGCATCGCGGTCATCGTCAACGACATCGGCGAGGTCAACATCGACGCGGCCCTCATCGAGAGCGAGGTGCGCCAGCTCGAGGGAGAGCCACAAAGCGAGGTGGTCGAGCTCAGCGGCGGCTGCATCTGCTGCACCATCCAAGGCGACCTGGCCCTCGCGGTGATGGACATCGCGAAAAAGGGGGGAATCGACCACCTGATCATCGAATCCACCGGCGTGGCCGAGCCCATGCAGATCGTGCAGACCTTCATGATGCCCGGGCCAAACGGACGCTCGCTCGACGAAGTCGCCAAGATCGACAGCTTGGTCACCGTGATCGACGCGGCTTTCTTTCTCAAGGAGTGGGAGGCGAACCAGGCCAAGGGCGCCCGACGCGAACTGCTGCGTCAGGAGGACGAGCGCCCAGTCTTCGAGCTGATGGTGGAGCAGATCGAGTGCGCCGATGTGCTGGCCCTGAACAAGATCGACCAGATCGACGAACCGCAGCTTTCCCAGCTTCGGGTGGTGCTCGACGAGCTCAACCGACGGGCCACCAAACTGACCTGCGAGCAGGGACGGCTGGAGAACGAGGCCATCCTGCACAACGCGCGCTTCGACATTTCCGAAACCGTATCCGGCGCCAGCTGGCTGCAGAGCCTGGAAAAGGAGGACCGCGACGCCGGCCCTGTCGATCCCAAGGAGGATCCCGCCACTCCGCGCGCCTTTCGCAAAGTCCAACCCAGCAGCTCCACCCTGATCCAGCCCAGCGTCAGCAAGGCCCTCGACCCTATCGCCAAAGCCAAGCAAGGACTGGTCACCCTCGTCTATCGAGCCCGCACCCCCTTCCACGCCGACAAGTTCGCCGCTATCATAAACAACAGCATCCCCGGCCTCCTTCGGGCCAAAGGCTACTGCTGGATCGAGGGCAACAACGACACCGTCGGCTTCCTCTCCATCGCCGGCTCGACCAGCCGCTGCGATTTCATCGGAAGCTGGTGGGCGACCGCCTTGGAGAAAGGCAAGGTCGATCGCTCGCAGATTCCGCCAGAGGTCGAGCGCAAGTGGGACTACCCGCACGGCGACCGCCGACAGGAGCTGGTGTTTATCGGCTTCCACCTCGATCGCGATCGGCTGCAGGCGGAGCTAGACGCTTGCTTGGCGGATTGA
- a CDS encoding efflux RND transporter permease subunit encodes MSLPRFSVHRPIFTTMVTLIVVVLGLVSLNRLKIDLFPSIELPTITVNTSYPGASPEVMETLITQIIEEIISTVPGVEEVTSESSEGRSRVRVRFAWGTNVDAAALELQATLEDEINELPDNIERPRVSKFDIDSFPIVILGVSGDIDPIELTDIINNEIRYRFSRIPGVAQVDLWGGFNREIRIELDRQRLQALGIPLNQILQSLRDSNLDRPSGTIKEGRYEVTLRAPAQFESLDQIRNTVVDTREGNVVTLNQVAVVKDTYEKETRIVRVDGVQGIRVAIRKQDNANTVEVSRLILEEIERTNNDFPLINVVPVSNSGNFIERSIQNVSQSVLYGGGLAILVLLFFLRDWRSTLVISLAIPISIVATFALLFFGGFTLNMMSLGGLALGVGMMVDSSIVVLENIFRRRDEDGEEPTQAARNGAQEVSSAIVASTITTLVIFLPLIFVPGVSGILFRELAYTVSFSLICSLVVSLSLVPMLSAKLLKKKGSSKSSSAFRKMAETSERWFESLETNYKSVLSKALQHRRWTVLGAMATLIASFFLAPMISSEFMPPSDEGEVNIWARAENSTRLELVNELTKRIEALAIPAVPEAVSHVTNVRGDGADIRFSLVPASQRERSNADIADDLRELLRGKIPGMEVGAWAPRGQNLLNRLLGGGGDGIEVEVRGRDIPVLEKLALEAKERIETIEGITDVDTSFDEGTPQQEITIDRDKIADVGLSARDVTEVLQTAIAGSRAGDYRTEGNSYRILVQMANAESLTIDEVLDLTLRAPDGELVALRNLVTTEYGRAPEEIDRRDQQRLVTLDADIDQRALGDVSLDIEAALAQIPRPNGYLFRISGAWEEQQRTFQELMIALGLAIMLVYMVLACQYESLRDPTIVMVAIPMAAIGVIITLIVTNTTMNLQSGIGCIMLGGIVVNNSILLVDQASQLCREGMGTRAAVAEAGRRRLRPILMTTLTTVLGLLPLALGIGEGADAQAPLARAVIGGLIGSTLITLLLTPAVYSIVHSSRPSSRVSS; translated from the coding sequence ATGAGCCTACCGCGTTTCAGCGTTCATCGCCCGATCTTCACCACCATGGTGACGCTCATCGTCGTGGTGCTCGGCTTGGTTTCCCTCAACCGCCTGAAGATCGATCTCTTTCCCAGCATCGAGCTGCCTACCATCACCGTGAACACCAGCTATCCGGGCGCCAGTCCGGAGGTGATGGAGACGCTCATCACCCAGATCATCGAAGAAATCATCTCGACGGTGCCGGGCGTGGAGGAGGTGACCTCCGAATCAAGCGAAGGCCGCAGCCGCGTGCGGGTGCGCTTCGCCTGGGGCACCAACGTGGACGCCGCAGCCCTGGAGCTACAAGCCACGCTGGAGGACGAGATCAACGAGCTGCCGGACAACATCGAACGCCCGCGGGTGAGCAAGTTCGACATCGATAGCTTCCCCATCGTCATCCTCGGCGTATCGGGAGACATCGATCCCATCGAGCTCACCGACATCATCAACAACGAGATTCGCTACCGGTTCTCCCGCATCCCCGGAGTGGCCCAAGTTGACCTCTGGGGAGGCTTCAATCGCGAGATCCGCATCGAATTGGACCGCCAGCGGCTTCAAGCCCTCGGCATACCGCTCAACCAAATCCTGCAGTCCCTGCGAGACTCCAACCTGGACCGTCCCTCCGGCACCATCAAGGAAGGGCGCTACGAAGTCACGCTGCGGGCCCCAGCTCAATTCGAAAGTCTCGACCAGATTCGTAACACCGTAGTGGATACGAGAGAGGGAAACGTGGTAACCCTCAATCAAGTCGCAGTGGTCAAGGACACCTACGAGAAGGAAACGCGCATCGTTCGCGTGGACGGCGTGCAGGGCATCCGCGTCGCTATCCGCAAGCAGGACAACGCCAATACCGTCGAAGTGTCCCGGCTGATACTCGAGGAGATCGAGCGGACCAACAACGACTTCCCACTCATCAACGTGGTCCCCGTTTCCAACTCCGGCAACTTTATCGAGCGCTCGATCCAAAACGTCTCGCAGTCCGTGCTCTACGGAGGCGGACTCGCGATCCTCGTATTGCTTTTCTTCCTACGCGACTGGCGAAGCACCTTGGTCATTTCGCTGGCCATTCCCATTTCCATCGTCGCCACCTTCGCCCTGCTCTTTTTCGGCGGCTTCACCTTGAATATGATGTCGCTGGGCGGGCTCGCCCTAGGCGTGGGCATGATGGTCGACAGCTCCATCGTGGTTTTGGAAAACATCTTTCGACGACGCGACGAAGATGGCGAGGAGCCGACGCAAGCCGCCCGCAACGGAGCCCAAGAGGTCAGCTCGGCCATCGTGGCTAGCACCATCACCACCTTGGTCATCTTCCTCCCGTTGATCTTCGTCCCTGGCGTATCCGGAATCCTGTTCCGCGAGCTGGCCTACACCGTTTCCTTCTCCCTCATCTGCTCCCTAGTCGTCTCGCTGAGCTTGGTGCCGATGCTCTCAGCCAAGCTCTTGAAGAAAAAAGGCTCAAGCAAGAGCTCCAGCGCCTTTCGCAAAATGGCGGAGACCTCCGAACGTTGGTTCGAGTCATTGGAAACCAACTACAAATCCGTCCTTTCCAAAGCGCTTCAACACCGACGCTGGACTGTGCTGGGCGCCATGGCGACCTTGATTGCGAGTTTCTTTCTGGCGCCAATGATCAGCAGCGAGTTCATGCCGCCGAGCGACGAAGGCGAGGTAAACATCTGGGCTCGCGCCGAAAACTCAACCCGACTGGAGCTGGTAAACGAGCTCACCAAACGCATCGAAGCGCTCGCCATACCCGCCGTCCCGGAAGCCGTATCCCACGTCACCAACGTGCGCGGCGACGGAGCCGACATTCGCTTCTCGCTGGTGCCAGCTAGCCAACGCGAACGCTCCAATGCCGACATCGCCGACGATCTTCGCGAGCTTCTTCGAGGAAAGATCCCAGGCATGGAGGTGGGAGCCTGGGCGCCACGCGGCCAGAACTTGCTGAATCGCTTGCTCGGCGGGGGAGGAGACGGCATAGAGGTAGAAGTGCGCGGACGGGACATTCCCGTCCTGGAAAAGCTCGCTCTCGAGGCCAAGGAACGCATCGAAACGATCGAGGGTATCACTGACGTGGATACCAGTTTCGACGAAGGAACACCGCAACAGGAGATCACCATCGATCGCGACAAGATCGCGGATGTGGGATTGAGCGCCCGAGACGTCACCGAGGTCCTGCAAACCGCCATCGCCGGCTCGCGAGCGGGCGACTACCGCACGGAGGGCAATTCCTATCGAATCCTAGTGCAAATGGCGAACGCCGAAAGCCTGACTATCGACGAAGTGCTCGACCTGACCTTGCGCGCCCCCGACGGCGAGCTGGTCGCCTTGCGCAATCTGGTCACCACCGAATACGGCCGAGCTCCGGAGGAAATCGATCGTCGAGATCAGCAGCGCCTCGTCACCCTGGACGCCGACATCGATCAACGGGCATTGGGCGACGTCTCGCTCGACATCGAAGCCGCCCTCGCGCAAATCCCACGACCCAACGGATACCTCTTTCGCATTTCGGGAGCCTGGGAGGAGCAGCAACGCACCTTTCAGGAGCTGATGATCGCCCTCGGCCTAGCCATCATGCTGGTCTACATGGTGCTCGCCTGCCAATACGAGTCTCTGCGCGATCCCACCATCGTCATGGTGGCGATCCCCATGGCGGCCATCGGCGTCATCATCACACTCATCGTCACCAACACCACCATGAACCTGCAGTCCGGCATCGGCTGCATCATGCTGGGAGGCATTGTCGTGAACAACTCGATACTTCTCGTCGATCAGGCCAGTCAGCTCTGTCGCGAAGGAATGGGTACACGCGCAGCTGTCGCAGAAGCGGGCCGTCGGCGTCTTCGCCCCATCCTGATGACCACCCTCACCACCGTTCTTGGCCTTCTTCCGCTAGCCCTTGGAATCGGGGAAGGAGCCGACGCTCAAGCCCCGCTGGCCAGGGCCGTCATCGGCGGACTCATCGGCTCCACCCTGATCACCCTTCTCCTCACTCCCGCGGTCTACTCCATCGTCCACAGCTCCCGCCCGAGCAGCCGCGTCTCCTCATGA
- a CDS encoding efflux RND transporter periplasmic adaptor subunit, protein MSSPSKRRPIAIATLVLAALLLFWWLTQSPEDDVSNDRGRIAAVAVAPIQDGPIELKRIFTGALEARNKFVVAPKVAGRVIDIPVDISDPVDRGDTVAILDAAEFEQAVRQAEADLAVANANLAEAKSTLEIAQRAYQRSSTLRERGIASDSEYDNVQAALLARQAEFKVAEAQVIRAKSELESARIRLSYTRITADWADKESQRVVAERYVDEGETVSPNDPLLLIVEINPITAVINVTERDYRLLKPGFQAAFTTDAFPNTVFEGQVERISPIFRESSRQARVELSLDNPQGQLKPGMFVRANITLDRVDDAIVVPYAAITRRGSEEGVFVVDAGGETVSWRPVETGIRAGEAIQVSGEGLQGRVVVLGQHLLDDGSEIVIPDEEGSESES, encoded by the coding sequence ATGTCATCACCCTCGAAACGTAGACCTATCGCCATCGCCACCCTCGTCCTCGCGGCGCTGCTGCTCTTCTGGTGGCTAACCCAGTCGCCCGAAGACGATGTATCCAACGACCGGGGACGCATCGCAGCAGTCGCGGTGGCCCCCATTCAAGACGGGCCCATCGAGCTGAAGCGCATCTTCACCGGAGCTCTCGAAGCTCGCAACAAGTTCGTAGTCGCCCCCAAGGTCGCGGGACGCGTCATCGATATCCCGGTCGACATTTCCGACCCGGTCGACCGAGGCGACACCGTAGCCATCCTTGACGCGGCCGAGTTCGAGCAGGCCGTCCGTCAGGCGGAGGCGGACTTGGCAGTGGCAAACGCAAACCTAGCCGAGGCGAAAAGCACCTTGGAAATCGCCCAACGCGCCTACCAACGCTCGAGCACCTTGCGCGAGCGCGGGATCGCCTCGGACTCCGAATACGACAACGTGCAGGCGGCGCTCCTGGCGCGACAAGCGGAGTTCAAGGTCGCGGAGGCCCAAGTCATTCGCGCCAAGTCCGAACTCGAATCCGCTCGTATCCGCTTGAGCTATACACGCATCACCGCCGATTGGGCGGACAAGGAATCGCAACGCGTGGTCGCCGAGCGCTACGTCGACGAAGGGGAAACCGTTTCCCCGAACGATCCCTTGCTGCTGATCGTGGAGATCAACCCCATCACCGCAGTGATCAACGTCACCGAGCGCGACTACCGCCTGCTCAAGCCGGGCTTTCAAGCCGCCTTCACCACCGACGCCTTTCCCAACACGGTCTTCGAAGGCCAAGTCGAACGCATTTCCCCAATCTTCAGGGAGAGCAGCCGCCAGGCACGCGTGGAGCTTTCCCTGGACAATCCTCAAGGCCAGCTCAAGCCGGGCATGTTCGTGCGGGCCAACATCACCCTGGACCGGGTCGACGACGCGATCGTCGTTCCCTACGCGGCCATCACCCGTCGCGGAAGCGAGGAAGGCGTCTTCGTGGTCGACGCCGGCGGGGAAACCGTTTCCTGGCGTCCGGTCGAAACCGGCATCCGAGCTGGCGAGGCCATCCAGGTCAGTGGAGAAGGCTTGCAAGGCCGTGTCGTCGTTTTGGGCCAGCACCTGCTCGACGACGGCTCCGAGATCGTGATTCCCGACGAGGAAGGTTCGGAGAGCGAGTCATGA
- a CDS encoding metal ABC transporter permease → MDTMNMWDHIFPSFDFNAVFVEPWTEFAGIFVWIGVMGFLVTAACGFIGTFIVWRRMALVGDAISHSVLPGIVIAFLVSQSRDTLPMFIGAVVAGVVTTLLIEVIHQKSRIKTDAALGIVFTTLFAIGVVLVSLYGENVDLDTDCVLYGEIEQVTLEPLVSVFGWFEAPPSVLRMAVVTLVTISLVGLFYRPLVVSSFDPGMAKSIGINPAFVHHALMSLLAIVVVSSFEAVGAVLVIAILIFPATTASLLSDRLPVILGLTLVIALLASFFGLHLALWLDVSTAGSISVVVFALFLLAWVFAPRRGLLVKAFRQAG, encoded by the coding sequence ATGGATACGATGAACATGTGGGACCATATCTTTCCAAGCTTTGATTTCAACGCGGTGTTCGTGGAGCCGTGGACCGAATTCGCAGGCATCTTTGTCTGGATCGGGGTGATGGGCTTTTTGGTGACGGCGGCCTGTGGATTTATCGGCACGTTCATCGTATGGCGGCGCATGGCTTTGGTGGGGGACGCCATCAGTCATAGCGTTCTGCCCGGCATCGTGATTGCGTTTCTGGTTTCGCAGAGTCGCGATACCTTGCCCATGTTCATTGGAGCGGTGGTGGCGGGGGTGGTGACCACGCTGCTGATCGAAGTGATCCATCAAAAGTCGCGCATCAAGACGGATGCGGCCTTGGGGATCGTGTTCACTACTCTGTTCGCCATCGGCGTGGTGCTGGTCTCGCTGTATGGCGAGAACGTAGATCTGGATACGGATTGCGTGCTTTACGGCGAAATCGAGCAGGTGACCTTGGAGCCTTTGGTCTCTGTCTTCGGTTGGTTCGAGGCTCCGCCGTCGGTATTGCGCATGGCGGTAGTCACGCTGGTTACGATTTCCTTGGTAGGTCTTTTCTATCGTCCGTTGGTGGTCAGCTCCTTCGATCCGGGAATGGCCAAGTCGATCGGCATCAATCCAGCTTTCGTGCACCATGCGTTGATGTCGCTGCTGGCGATTGTAGTGGTGAGTTCCTTCGAGGCGGTGGGCGCTGTATTGGTAATCGCGATACTGATCTTTCCGGCCACCACAGCGTCGCTCCTCTCGGATCGTTTGCCGGTGATCTTGGGACTGACGCTTGTGATCGCCTTGCTGGCGTCGTTTTTCGGATTGCACCTCGCTCTCTGGCTCGACGTCTCCACGGCCGGTTCGATCAGCGTGGTGGTTTTCGCTCTATTCCTGCTCGCTTGGGTGTTCGCTCCCAGACGGGGTTTGTTGGTCAAGGCGTTTCGGCAGGCCGGTTGA
- a CDS encoding metal ABC transporter permease, producing MNPKGGYKKTIAAASRVLAMSALLCLPQLAFGAKIGDLETVHWWDQLQRFFSMRDEVVRAALLGSVFLGVSCGLLGSFIVVRKLALFGDALSHAVLPGVAVGYLMAGEKDPVAIFIGATVAGVLGTVLVNLIKRTTHIKEDSSLGMVLAGFYGVGIVLMNRIQKLPTGTQSGVDKFLFGQAAALTEQEIWMMGGVAVAALLLVLGFYRQFLIGSFDIGFARSLGLPAGLFHYALMVLLAFTVVVSLQAVGAVLVSAMLVIPAAAAYLLTDRMHRMLILASAFGVFAGLLGAFFSFLGNSLPTGPLMVLAASSVFAICFAFSPRHGVISRWRKHRTRRTRVQNENTLKAIYHIREERGFQGEGASLKELEERMGEGRSEVFRRVKALQSIGVCELRQVDGETQVFLNPEGWLRACAVVRNHRLWELYLTNQAEYEPDHVHDDAEVIEHVLGEETVRRLERLLDYPAKDPHGKLIPSLADLQRSLTREPSQSQATGYRMPNA from the coding sequence ATGAATCCGAAAGGCGGATACAAAAAAACGATCGCTGCGGCGTCGCGCGTTCTGGCGATGTCGGCGTTGCTCTGCCTGCCTCAGCTCGCATTCGGCGCCAAGATCGGCGACCTCGAAACGGTGCACTGGTGGGATCAGCTGCAGCGCTTTTTTAGTATGCGTGACGAGGTTGTGCGGGCGGCCCTGCTCGGTTCGGTCTTTCTCGGCGTGAGCTGTGGCTTGCTGGGCAGTTTCATTGTGGTGCGAAAGCTGGCTCTGTTCGGCGACGCGCTTTCGCACGCGGTCCTGCCTGGCGTGGCGGTGGGCTATCTGATGGCGGGGGAGAAGGATCCGGTGGCGATCTTCATCGGCGCCACCGTGGCAGGCGTCCTAGGGACGGTGCTGGTAAATCTGATCAAACGCACCACCCATATCAAGGAGGACAGCTCGTTGGGAATGGTGCTGGCCGGCTTCTACGGAGTGGGAATCGTCCTGATGAATCGGATACAGAAGCTGCCGACAGGCACGCAGTCCGGCGTCGACAAGTTTCTGTTCGGTCAAGCGGCGGCCCTGACGGAGCAGGAGATTTGGATGATGGGCGGCGTTGCGGTCGCGGCGCTGCTCCTCGTATTGGGATTCTACCGACAGTTCTTGATTGGCAGCTTCGATATCGGATTCGCCCGTTCCTTGGGACTGCCAGCGGGCCTTTTTCACTACGCCTTGATGGTGCTGCTGGCGTTCACGGTGGTGGTGAGCCTGCAGGCGGTCGGCGCGGTGCTGGTCTCTGCCATGTTGGTCATTCCGGCCGCTGCCGCGTATCTGCTGACGGATCGCATGCATCGCATGCTGATTCTGGCAAGCGCCTTCGGAGTGTTTGCCGGGCTGCTTGGAGCGTTCTTTTCGTTTCTGGGCAACAGTCTGCCCACCGGACCGCTGATGGTGCTCGCGGCCAGTTCCGTGTTTGCGATCTGCTTCGCTTTTTCGCCGCGGCATGGAGTCATCTCCAGATGGCGCAAGCATAGGACGCGCAGAACGCGTGTTCAAAACGAGAATACGCTTAAGGCCATCTATCACATTCGCGAGGAGCGTGGCTTCCAAGGGGAAGGAGCGAGCTTGAAAGAGCTCGAGGAACGAATGGGCGAGGGGCGGAGCGAGGTGTTCCGTCGTGTGAAGGCCCTGCAGTCCATCGGCGTTTGCGAGCTCAGGCAAGTGGATGGGGAGACCCAGGTCTTCCTCAATCCCGAGGGGTGGCTGCGGGCTTGCGCCGTGGTGCGAAACCACCGGCTGTGGGAGCTTTATCTCACCAATCAGGCGGAGTACGAGCCCGATCACGTGCATGACGACGCGGAGGTTATCGAGCACGTTCTAGGAGAGGAGACGGTGCGGCGGCTGGAGCGATTGCTCGACTACCCGGCGAAGGATCCTCATGGCAAGCTGATCCCTAGCCTGGCCGACCTGCAGCGTTCCCTGACTCGTGAACCGTCCCAGTCGCAGGCCACTGGCTATCGCATGCCGAACGCGTAA